One Candidatus Devosia phytovorans genomic window carries:
- a CDS encoding FxsA family protein, which yields MARFFALGLIVLPLIEIAIFIKVGQSIGLFPTLALIIGAALLGGLLLRQQGLSVIGQLRNNVNAGQMPARSIADAMMIGVAALFLMLPGFLSDIFALALLLPWVRSWIYAGLASRVRVVNTTTTYRRQDSAPGQINGTIDLDDDDYRPR from the coding sequence ATGGCCCGATTTTTCGCTCTCGGCCTGATCGTCTTGCCGCTTATCGAGATCGCCATTTTCATCAAGGTGGGCCAGAGTATCGGGCTTTTTCCCACTTTGGCACTGATCATCGGCGCGGCGCTGCTCGGCGGCCTGCTGCTGCGTCAGCAGGGTCTGTCGGTGATCGGGCAGTTGCGCAACAACGTCAATGCCGGGCAGATGCCGGCGCGGTCCATCGCCGATGCGATGATGATCGGGGTAGCGGCATTGTTCCTGATGCTGCCGGGATTCCTCAGCGATATTTTTGCGCTGGCCCTGCTGCTGCCATGGGTGCGGAGCTGGATATATGCCGGCCTCGCGTCGCGGGTGCGGGTGGTCAATACGACGACCACCTATCGCCGGCAGGATTCGGCGCCCGGCCAGATCAATGGCACGATCGATCTCGACGATGACGACTATCGTCCGCGCTGA
- a CDS encoding Tim44/TimA family putative adaptor protein codes for MDEFFDLPTLIVIGVAVFVLFRLRSVLGTRTGNERPPVERRKPTETTSEDTVVPMRPRPAQAADGDDEYRARKVEAEIEQFSRGNPELATGLKDVVAADDTFTPKSFLEGAKQAYEMIVTAFAAGDRATLKNLLEKDVFEGFQLAIAEREKAAQTVDFTFVGLPKVEISDAEYDKKNVLLTIRFHAEVVSATRDKEGTMVEGNADQVQTIADEWTFARNPKSRDPNWKVVTTSQLD; via the coding sequence ATGGATGAATTTTTCGACCTTCCCACCCTCATCGTGATCGGTGTTGCAGTCTTTGTGCTGTTCCGCCTGCGCTCAGTCCTCGGCACGCGGACCGGCAATGAGCGCCCGCCCGTCGAGCGCCGCAAGCCCACCGAGACCACGAGCGAGGATACGGTCGTGCCGATGCGCCCGCGCCCCGCGCAGGCGGCCGATGGCGACGACGAATATCGCGCGCGCAAGGTCGAGGCCGAGATCGAACAGTTCTCGCGCGGCAATCCCGAACTGGCGACCGGCCTCAAGGATGTGGTTGCGGCCGACGATACCTTCACCCCGAAAAGCTTCCTCGAGGGCGCCAAGCAGGCCTATGAGATGATCGTCACGGCCTTCGCGGCCGGCGATCGCGCCACCCTCAAGAACCTGCTCGAAAAGGATGTCTTCGAAGGCTTCCAGTTGGCCATCGCCGAGCGCGAAAAGGCCGCCCAGACAGTGGACTTCACCTTCGTCGGCCTGCCCAAGGTGGAAATTTCCGACGCCGAATATGACAAGAAGAACGTGCTGCTGACCATCCGCTTCCATGCCGAAGTGGTCTCGGCCACGCGCGACAAGGAGGGCACGATGGTGGAAGGCAATGCCGACCAGGTGCAGACCATTGCTGATGAATGGACTTTTGCCCGCAATCCCAAGTCGCGCGATCCCAATTGGAAGGTCGTGACCACTAGCCAGCTCGACTGA
- a CDS encoding DUF2628 domain-containing protein: protein MTLYAIYDPQPGRPELPAAIPERFSWFAALLPPAFLLRHGLWLETLAWAIKLVVLVLLSAVIGGDAVFALYVLAALWLGLAASGLRRHGLAWRGWSFRDNRVALSDDMARLEAIR, encoded by the coding sequence ATGACCCTTTATGCCATCTATGACCCCCAGCCGGGTCGGCCTGAATTGCCCGCCGCGATCCCGGAGCGTTTTTCCTGGTTCGCCGCCCTGCTCCCGCCCGCCTTCCTTCTGCGCCACGGTCTCTGGCTCGAAACGCTCGCCTGGGCCATCAAGCTTGTCGTGCTTGTGCTGCTCTCGGCCGTCATCGGCGGCGACGCCGTTTTTGCACTCTATGTCCTCGCGGCCCTCTGGCTCGGTCTTGCCGCATCCGGCCTGCGCCGCCATGGCCTCGCCTGGCGCGGCTGGAGCTTTCGCGACAACCGCGTGGCACTGAGCGACGACATGGCACGACTGGAGGCCATCCGATGA
- a CDS encoding Smr/MutS family protein, which yields MSKRDPKRLPHDFHLWTTVAATVDPLRRKGLLKFGSLPLPIPAEEPPPAPVTKAPPKRKAPQKPFLPPYQAPIPSANLPEKAVDPGIHRKVSRGRIEIDGRIDLHGMTQNEARGALHRFIHARFSRGDRTVLVITGKGIKTDNDYIAAMTERGVLRTMLPIWLSEPSLSAMISGWSVAARGHGGEGAWYVRLRRA from the coding sequence ATGTCCAAGCGTGACCCCAAACGCCTGCCGCACGACTTCCACCTGTGGACCACCGTCGCCGCGACGGTGGATCCCTTGCGGCGCAAGGGGCTGCTGAAATTCGGCAGCCTACCTCTGCCCATCCCGGCCGAGGAACCGCCACCGGCGCCGGTGACCAAGGCGCCGCCGAAGCGCAAGGCACCGCAAAAGCCGTTCCTGCCGCCTTATCAGGCGCCCATACCCTCGGCCAACCTGCCCGAAAAGGCCGTCGATCCCGGCATTCACCGCAAGGTCAGCCGCGGCCGCATCGAGATCGATGGCCGCATCGACCTGCATGGCATGACGCAGAACGAGGCGCGCGGCGCCTTGCATCGCTTCATCCATGCGCGCTTTTCCCGCGGCGACCGCACGGTGCTGGTTATCACCGGCAAAGGCATCAAGACCGACAATGACTATATCGCCGCCATGACCGAGCGCGGCGTGCTGCGAACCATGCTGCCGATCTGGCTGAGCGAACCAAGCCTGTCCGCGATGATTTCCGGCTGGAGCGTCGCGGCACGCGGTCATGGTGGCGAGGGGGCGTGGTATGTACGCCTGCGCCGCGCATGA
- a CDS encoding VOC family protein has translation MARASRIMPMLSVADMAAARRFYEMVLGGSLVYQFPETGEPVFLTLRFGETELGLGVLSDKGLHRRALRPATGHRIELCINVDDVDAALEALAAPVVMAPVDQPWGERAAYVEDPDGNLVMLVSPV, from the coding sequence ATGGCCAGAGCATCCCGTATCATGCCCATGCTGTCTGTCGCCGATATGGCCGCCGCGCGGCGCTTCTACGAGATGGTGCTGGGCGGCAGTCTAGTCTATCAATTTCCTGAAACGGGCGAACCGGTCTTCCTGACGCTCAGATTCGGCGAGACCGAGCTTGGTCTGGGTGTATTGAGCGACAAGGGCCTGCATCGAAGGGCCCTGCGGCCGGCAACGGGACATCGGATAGAGCTCTGCATCAATGTCGATGATGTTGACGCGGCCCTTGAGGCGCTGGCTGCGCCCGTGGTGATGGCTCCGGTCGATCAGCCCTGGGGCGAACGGGCCGCCTATGTGGAAGACCCGGATGGCAATCTGGTGATGTTGGTGTCCCCGGTCTGA
- a CDS encoding helix-turn-helix transcriptional regulator, translated as MTPLGARIREMREARGISLKDMAAALNVSSAYLSALEHGKRGTPTGFLLHRIIAYFNVIWDEAEELQRLAEMSDPKVTIDTGGLLPEATELTNRLRDDIGKLDAEDLRFLRDELVKRSGKRR; from the coding sequence ATGACCCCGCTTGGCGCCAGAATCCGAGAGATGCGCGAGGCGCGCGGCATTTCGCTCAAGGACATGGCGGCGGCGTTGAACGTCTCGAGCGCCTATCTCTCGGCGCTGGAACACGGCAAGCGCGGCACGCCCACCGGCTTCCTGCTGCACCGTATCATCGCCTATTTCAACGTTATCTGGGATGAGGCCGAGGAATTGCAGCGCCTCGCCGAAATGAGCGATCCCAAGGTCACCATCGACACCGGTGGGCTACTGCCCGAAGCGACCGAACTGACCAACCGACTGCGGGATGACATCGGCAAGCTCGATGCTGAGGACCTGCGATTTTTGCGCGATGAACTGGTGAAGCGAAGCGGGAAGCGGCGGTAG
- the hisH gene encoding imidazole glycerol phosphate synthase subunit HisH, translating into MSLVTIIDYGAGNLHSAAKAFERMATPLGIAVEVTADPDRVRQADRIMLPGVGAFADCKAGLDAVAGMVDVIEERVIRGGTPFLGVCVGMQLLASEGREKTVTPGLGWIPGAVQKITPSDPSLKIPHMGWNTISVTRPHALLDGIPDGPEGLHAYFVHSYHLVTESDDTLLATTSYGGTVTACVGRDNIFGTQFHPEKSQALGLKLIDNFLRWTP; encoded by the coding sequence ATGAGCCTGGTAACGATCATCGACTACGGCGCCGGCAATCTGCACTCGGCCGCCAAGGCTTTTGAGCGCATGGCGACGCCGCTTGGCATTGCCGTGGAAGTCACCGCCGACCCCGACCGCGTGCGCCAGGCCGATCGCATCATGCTGCCCGGCGTCGGCGCCTTCGCCGATTGCAAGGCGGGGCTCGATGCGGTGGCTGGCATGGTGGACGTAATCGAGGAGCGCGTCATCCGCGGTGGCACGCCCTTTCTCGGCGTCTGCGTCGGCATGCAGCTTCTGGCCAGCGAAGGTCGCGAAAAGACCGTGACCCCCGGTCTCGGCTGGATCCCCGGCGCAGTGCAGAAGATCACGCCATCCGACCCAAGCCTCAAAATCCCGCACATGGGCTGGAACACCATTTCGGTCACCCGCCCGCATGCGCTGCTCGATGGCATTCCGGATGGCCCTGAGGGGCTGCATGCCTATTTCGTGCATTCCTACCACCTCGTCACCGAAAGCGATGACACGCTCCTTGCCACCACCAGCTATGGCGGCACGGTGACGGCCTGCGTCGGCCGCGACAATATTTTCGGCACCCAGTTCCACCCGGAAAAAAGCCAGGCACTGGGCCTGAAGCTCATCGATAACTTCCTGAGGTGGACACCGTGA
- a CDS encoding GNAT family N-acetyltransferase, whose amino-acid sequence MNHTIRRLTSADLIAYRAIRAEALRDHPEAFVETPDRFAARSNDDVGKMLDSLAVFAAMGPDHAIDAIVGLSRSDNPKEQHRGWLIQVYARPALRGTGMARRLIETAIENAREWGMLQIHLGVWTENEPALRLYQKLGFATYGTEPRYLFVNGRYVDEHLMVRFLDKAPGDQK is encoded by the coding sequence GTGAACCATACCATTCGCAGGCTGACCTCGGCTGATCTCATTGCCTATCGCGCCATCCGCGCGGAGGCCTTGCGGGATCATCCCGAAGCCTTTGTCGAAACGCCGGATCGCTTTGCTGCCCGCAGCAACGACGATGTCGGCAAGATGCTCGATAGCCTCGCAGTCTTTGCGGCCATGGGCCCTGATCACGCGATCGACGCCATCGTCGGTCTCAGCCGCAGTGACAATCCCAAGGAGCAGCACCGCGGCTGGCTGATCCAGGTCTATGCACGACCCGCCCTGCGCGGCACCGGCATGGCCCGGAGATTGATCGAGACGGCGATCGAAAACGCCCGCGAATGGGGCATGCTGCAAATCCATCTGGGCGTCTGGACCGAGAATGAACCGGCCCTCCGCCTTTATCAGAAGCTGGGTTTTGCCACCTATGGCACCGAACCCCGCTATCTCTTCGTGAACGGTCGCTATGTCGACGAACACCTGATGGTGCGCTTCCTGGACAAGGCACCTGGAGACCAGAAATGA
- the hslU gene encoding ATP-dependent protease ATPase subunit HslU, giving the protein MTETNFSPREIVSELDRNIVGQNDAKRAVAVALRNRWRRQQLSPELRREVTPKNILMIGPTGVGKTEISRRLARLAQAPFIKVEATKFTEVGYVGRDVEQIIRDLVEAGIAVLRDKRRADVQAQAHANAENRVLDALVGTSATPSTRDSFRKKLRNNEIDDNEIELEMQPAPNTGGFEIPGMPNGGVGMINLSDMFKSAMGGRGVKRKIKVKDAYEPLIAEEADKLLDQEALKHEAIELVENHGIVFIDEIDKVAHREGGAQGGPSREGVQRDLLPLIEGTTVSTKYGPVKTDHILFIASGAFHVSKPSDLLPELQGRLPIRVELKALTREDFIRILNDTDASLIKQYVALMQTEGVTLDFTQDAIEAIADAAVRVNDSVENIGARRLQTVMERLVEDISFEAPDKQGQTIKIDAAFVAEKVGELSKDQDLSKFVL; this is encoded by the coding sequence ATGACTGAAACCAATTTTTCCCCGCGCGAGATCGTTTCCGAACTCGATCGCAATATCGTCGGCCAGAATGACGCCAAGCGCGCCGTAGCCGTGGCCCTGCGCAATCGCTGGCGCCGGCAGCAACTCAGCCCCGAGCTGCGCCGCGAGGTGACCCCGAAGAATATCCTGATGATCGGGCCGACCGGCGTCGGCAAGACCGAGATTTCCCGCCGTCTGGCGCGCCTGGCTCAGGCCCCTTTCATCAAGGTCGAGGCGACGAAGTTCACCGAGGTCGGCTATGTCGGCCGCGACGTGGAGCAGATCATCCGCGATCTGGTGGAAGCCGGCATTGCCGTGCTGCGTGACAAGCGCCGCGCCGATGTGCAGGCACAGGCCCATGCCAATGCGGAAAACCGCGTGCTCGACGCACTGGTCGGGACCTCCGCCACACCGTCGACGCGCGATAGCTTCCGCAAAAAGCTGCGCAACAACGAGATCGATGACAATGAGATCGAGCTCGAAATGCAGCCGGCGCCCAATACCGGGGGCTTTGAAATCCCCGGCATGCCCAATGGCGGCGTCGGCATGATCAACCTTAGTGACATGTTCAAATCGGCCATGGGCGGACGGGGCGTCAAGCGCAAGATCAAGGTCAAGGATGCCTATGAGCCGCTGATCGCCGAAGAGGCCGACAAGCTGCTCGACCAGGAAGCGCTCAAGCACGAGGCCATCGAGCTGGTGGAAAACCACGGCATCGTCTTCATCGACGAGATCGACAAGGTGGCCCATCGCGAAGGCGGAGCACAGGGCGGTCCATCGCGCGAAGGCGTGCAGCGGGACCTGCTGCCGCTGATCGAGGGCACGACGGTGTCCACGAAATATGGTCCAGTCAAGACCGACCATATCCTGTTCATTGCCTCGGGCGCCTTCCATGTTTCCAAGCCCAGTGACCTGCTGCCCGAACTGCAGGGTCGCCTGCCGATCCGTGTGGAACTCAAGGCCCTGACGCGTGAGGATTTCATCCGCATCCTCAACGACACTGATGCGAGCCTCATCAAGCAATATGTGGCGTTGATGCAGACGGAAGGCGTCACCCTGGACTTCACCCAAGACGCCATCGAGGCGATTGCCGACGCGGCCGTTCGGGTCAATGACTCGGTGGAAAACATCGGTGCCCGCCGCCTGCAGACGGTGATGGAGCGGCTGGTCGAAGACATCAGCTTCGAAGCCCCCGACAAGCAGGGCCAGACGATCAAGATCGATGCGGCTTTCGTGGCCGAAAAGGTGGGCGAGCTGAGCAAGGATCAGGATCTGAGCAAGTTCGTTTTGTAG
- the secB gene encoding protein-export chaperone SecB, whose amino-acid sequence MADETQGGAAPVTPPSMNLVGQYIRDLSFENPGAPGSILAGGGNPAFNVSISVGVKKQADDLYAVELTLNAKANREATVLFNVELVYGGVFRVKNVPEVQLSQLLMIECPRLIFPFARQVLASVTQQGGFPPLMMEPVDFAAIYRQNLQKLAAQQQATAPAPEAEKLN is encoded by the coding sequence ATGGCTGACGAAACCCAGGGCGGCGCTGCCCCCGTCACCCCACCGTCGATGAACCTGGTGGGCCAGTATATCCGCGATCTCTCCTTCGAGAATCCGGGCGCGCCCGGTTCGATCCTGGCCGGTGGCGGCAATCCGGCCTTCAACGTTTCGATCTCAGTCGGCGTCAAGAAGCAGGCCGATGACCTCTATGCCGTCGAACTGACCCTCAATGCCAAGGCCAACCGCGAAGCCACAGTCCTGTTCAACGTGGAACTGGTCTATGGCGGCGTGTTCCGCGTCAAGAATGTGCCGGAAGTTCAGCTCAGCCAGTTGCTGATGATCGAATGCCCGCGCCTGATCTTCCCGTTTGCCCGCCAGGTGCTGGCCAGCGTCACCCAGCAGGGCGGTTTCCCGCCGCTGATGATGGAGCCGGTGGATTTTGCCGCCATCTATCGCCAGAACCTGCAGAAGCTCGCCGCCCAGCAGCAGGCCACTGCGCCCGCTCCGGAAGCCGAAAAGCTGAACTGA
- the hslV gene encoding ATP-dependent protease subunit HslV, which produces MSDNNSPGWHGTTIVSVRKGNKVVVAGDGQVSMGPTVMKHGAKKVRRLAGGKVIGGFAGSTADAFTLFERLEAKLEQYPDQLMRAAVELAKDWRTDRYLRKLEAMMIVADKKDTLVLTGNGDVLTPDHGVIAIGSGGNYAHSAALALHQATELDAEDIARRAMKIAEEICVYTNGNVTVETIELDA; this is translated from the coding sequence ATGAGTGACAACAATTCCCCCGGCTGGCACGGGACGACGATCGTTTCCGTGCGCAAGGGCAACAAGGTCGTGGTGGCTGGCGATGGCCAGGTCTCCATGGGCCCCACCGTGATGAAGCACGGCGCCAAGAAAGTCCGGCGCCTGGCCGGTGGCAAGGTGATCGGCGGTTTCGCCGGTTCGACCGCCGATGCCTTCACGCTGTTCGAACGGCTCGAAGCCAAGCTTGAACAATATCCCGACCAGCTGATGCGCGCCGCCGTCGAGCTGGCCAAGGACTGGCGCACCGATCGCTACCTGCGCAAGCTTGAGGCGATGATGATCGTGGCCGACAAGAAGGACACGCTGGTGCTGACCGGCAATGGCGACGTGCTGACGCCGGACCATGGCGTCATCGCCATCGGCTCGGGTGGCAATTACGCGCATTCGGCGGCGCTGGCGCTGCACCAGGCCACCGAGCTTGATGCGGAGGATATCGCCCGCCGTGCCATGAAGATCGCAGAAGAGATCTGCGTCTATACCAATGGCAATGTGACGGTCGAGACCATCGAGCTCGACGCGTGA
- the hisB gene encoding imidazoleglycerol-phosphate dehydratase HisB, with protein MRIATIARQTNETEIAVSINLDGTGAHAMKTGVGFFDHMLDQLSRHSLIDMDVACKGDLHIDFHHTVEDVGIALGQALKEALGDKRGIRRYASYDLPMDGTLTRAALDVSGRAFLVFKAEFSQNKIGDIDTELFREFFQALAINAGITLHIENFYFDNNHHLAESMFKAVARALREAVEIDPRASDRVPSTKGTL; from the coding sequence ATGCGTATTGCGACAATCGCCCGTCAGACCAACGAGACCGAGATTGCTGTCTCGATCAATCTCGATGGCACCGGTGCGCATGCCATGAAGACCGGCGTTGGCTTTTTCGACCACATGCTGGACCAGCTCTCGCGCCATTCGCTGATCGACATGGACGTAGCCTGCAAGGGCGACCTGCACATCGATTTCCATCACACGGTGGAGGATGTCGGCATTGCCTTGGGCCAGGCTCTGAAAGAGGCTCTGGGCGACAAGCGCGGCATTCGCCGCTATGCCTCCTATGACCTGCCAATGGACGGCACGCTGACCCGCGCGGCGCTCGACGTCTCCGGCCGCGCCTTCCTCGTTTTCAAGGCCGAGTTCAGTCAGAACAAGATCGGCGACATCGACACCGAACTGTTCCGCGAGTTCTTCCAGGCGCTGGCCATCAATGCCGGCATCACGCTGCATATCGAAAACTTCTATTTCGACAACAACCATCATCTCGCCGAGTCCATGTTCAAGGCCGTAGCCCGCGCCCTGCGCGAGGCAGTGGAAATCGATCCGCGGGCCAGCGACCGCGTGCCCAGCACCAAGGGCACGCTCTAG
- the dnaQ gene encoding DNA polymerase III subunit epsilon, which translates to MNREIVLDTETTGLSPQQGDRLVEIGCVELINHIPSGRHYHVYINPQRNMPEEAFRVHGLSEEFLSDKPLFGAVANDFREFIGDATLVIHNAPFDMGFLNTELEKTGQGRLTNKVIDTVMVAREKHPGARVSLDALCKHYGIDNSRRTLHGALLDSEILAEVYLELIGGKQVSLALIAETQGSTSSGEITRIAVAPRPTPLPSRVSDTEAAAHAVLLDKMGGEAIWAQYAEATQAAE; encoded by the coding sequence ATGAACCGGGAGATCGTGCTTGATACCGAAACCACCGGCCTCTCGCCCCAGCAGGGCGATCGCCTCGTGGAAATCGGCTGCGTCGAGCTGATCAATCACATTCCCTCGGGCCGGCACTACCACGTCTATATCAATCCCCAGCGCAACATGCCCGAAGAAGCCTTCCGGGTGCATGGGTTGAGCGAGGAATTTTTGAGCGACAAGCCGCTGTTCGGCGCTGTCGCCAATGATTTCCGTGAATTCATCGGCGATGCCACTCTGGTTATCCACAATGCCCCCTTCGACATGGGCTTCCTCAATACCGAGCTGGAAAAGACCGGACAGGGTCGGCTGACCAACAAGGTCATCGATACAGTGATGGTCGCGCGCGAAAAGCATCCGGGCGCCCGCGTCAGCCTTGATGCCCTCTGCAAGCACTATGGCATCGACAATTCCCGCCGCACGCTGCATGGCGCTTTGCTCGACAGCGAGATCCTCGCCGAGGTTTACCTCGAACTCATCGGCGGCAAGCAGGTGAGCCTGGCGCTGATTGCCGAAACGCAAGGATCGACCAGCAGCGGTGAAATCACCCGCATTGCCGTGGCGCCGCGCCCCACACCCCTGCCCTCCCGCGTGTCCGACACGGAGGCCGCTGCCCATGCGGTGCTGCTCGACAAGATGGGTGGCGAGGCGATCTGGGCCCAGTATGCCGAGGCGACGCAAGCCGCAGAATGA